In one Actinomyces trachealis genomic region, the following are encoded:
- a CDS encoding ribose-5-phosphate isomerase — protein MRIHVATDHAGFELKNALADRLRAAGHEVVDHGAHEYDALDDYPAFCIECGQGVVADPGSLGVVIGGSGNGEQIAANKVEGVRAALVWNEDTARLAREHNDANIISIGFRQHELDYCFHLVDVFIAEPFSGDERHVRRIGQISAFEAERD, from the coding sequence ATGCGCATCCACGTTGCCACAGACCACGCAGGATTCGAGCTCAAGAACGCCCTGGCCGACCGCCTCCGTGCCGCTGGGCATGAGGTCGTCGACCACGGCGCCCACGAGTACGACGCTTTGGACGACTACCCGGCCTTCTGCATCGAGTGCGGTCAGGGTGTGGTTGCCGATCCCGGTAGCCTGGGCGTAGTGATCGGCGGATCCGGCAACGGTGAGCAGATCGCCGCCAACAAGGTTGAAGGCGTGCGCGCCGCCCTCGTGTGGAACGAGGACACCGCCCGCCTGGCTCGTGAGCACAACGACGCCAACATCATCTCTATCGGTTTCCGCCAGCACGAGTTGGATTACTGCTTTCACCTGGTGGACGTATTCATCGCGGAGCCTTTTAGTGGTGACGAGCGGCACGTACGCCGCATCGGGCAGATCAGCGCCTTCGAGGCTGAGCGGGACTGA
- a CDS encoding alpha/beta fold hydrolase: protein MPVRISASATLKVRELHASPWSSATAGLLTRDLYLTVPLDRSGNADKFPDGSDTITVYAREVVLAEPGGKNDPNAMPPLLFLQGGPGCESPRPSADAGLGWLGALLAHYRVILLDQRGTGCSTPIDRPEAGGDAVGTARLLTHFRADEIVEDCEDLRRALGLDRWSLLGQSFGGFCVTRYLSTHADAVETAYLTGGLPAVGSSIDDVYDLTWARMAARSAEYYSRYPQDRDRMAALLERAAKGELHAVNGDAVGSQRLRSLGSLLGASGGMDTLHHLLERAPDSWAFRTDLTSALAFRPRNPLYAVIHESCWADGGATNWAAERTRPATFDADPTLLSGEHLSRACLEEDSALRPWLPVAELLAEVDWPRLYEETALKATTVPGAAAVYVNDVYVPFTTSMATAELIPGLRTWATSEYEHNGSRASGGAVFRRLRELAGGTVIR from the coding sequence GTGCCAGTCAGGATCAGCGCATCAGCAACACTCAAGGTTCGTGAACTGCATGCTAGCCCGTGGTCAAGTGCCACCGCCGGACTGCTTACCCGCGACCTGTATCTGACCGTCCCGCTGGACCGTTCCGGTAACGCTGACAAGTTCCCAGACGGCAGCGACACCATCACCGTCTATGCCCGCGAGGTCGTCTTGGCTGAACCTGGTGGCAAGAACGACCCCAACGCAATGCCCCCACTCCTATTCCTCCAAGGTGGCCCCGGCTGCGAGTCCCCCCGCCCCAGCGCTGACGCCGGACTCGGCTGGTTGGGCGCTCTCCTCGCGCACTACCGCGTCATCCTCCTAGACCAGCGGGGCACCGGTTGCTCCACCCCCATTGATCGCCCCGAGGCTGGTGGTGACGCTGTCGGAACCGCACGCCTGCTAACCCATTTCCGTGCCGATGAGATCGTGGAGGACTGTGAGGACCTGCGCCGTGCCCTCGGTTTGGACCGCTGGAGTCTGCTCGGTCAGTCATTTGGTGGCTTCTGCGTCACCCGTTACCTCTCCACTCATGCTGACGCCGTTGAGACCGCCTATTTGACCGGCGGCTTGCCCGCCGTCGGCAGCAGCATCGACGATGTCTATGACCTTACCTGGGCGCGTATGGCCGCCCGCTCCGCAGAGTACTACAGCCGCTACCCGCAGGACCGTGATCGCATGGCTGCACTCCTGGAGCGTGCCGCCAAAGGTGAGTTGCATGCCGTGAACGGCGACGCCGTCGGTTCCCAGCGCCTGCGCAGCCTTGGTTCTCTCCTAGGTGCCTCCGGTGGCATGGACACCCTTCACCACCTGCTAGAACGCGCCCCGGACTCCTGGGCCTTCCGCACAGACCTGACCTCCGCCCTCGCATTCCGCCCCCGCAACCCTCTCTACGCCGTCATCCACGAGTCCTGCTGGGCTGATGGCGGTGCCACGAACTGGGCTGCCGAACGCACCCGACCCGCAACCTTTGACGCTGACCCAACACTCCTGTCTGGCGAGCATCTGAGCCGCGCCTGCCTGGAGGAGGATTCAGCCTTGCGCCCCTGGCTTCCCGTGGCCGAACTGCTGGCCGAGGTCGATTGGCCCCGCCTCTACGAGGAGACCGCCCTGAAGGCTACAACGGTCCCAGGCGCCGCTGCCGTTTACGTCAATGACGTGTATGTCCCCTTCACCACCTCCATGGCCACCGCCGAGCTGATCCCTGGCCTGCGTACTTGGGCAACCAGTGAGTACGAGCACAATGGCTCGCGCGCCAGTGGGGGAGCCGTCTTCCGGCGGCTGCGCGAACTCGCAGGCGGGACGGTGATCCGATGA
- a CDS encoding DUF6318 family protein, which yields MSEDTCGFCNSVIGNAKKIHSGGGWVDSWDITVSSVSYKEPTEEYDYYILKMIVTNPVTTQHSGNGEGIQTELEEDRTLKFAMRYSNGGWVIHEGENSK from the coding sequence ATGAGCGAAGATACCTGCGGTTTTTGTAACTCAGTGATTGGTAACGCGAAGAAGATTCATAGTGGGGGTGGCTGGGTTGACAGCTGGGATATCACAGTTAGCTCCGTCTCCTACAAGGAACCCACCGAAGAGTATGACTATTACATTCTGAAGATGATCGTCACCAATCCAGTGACAACCCAGCACTCCGGTAATGGGGAAGGGATACAAACTGAACTCGAAGAGGATAGAACTCTCAAGTTCGCGATGCGATACTCTAATGGCGGTTGGGTCATCCACGAAGGAGAGAATTCCAAATGA
- a CDS encoding Fpg/Nei family DNA glycosylase, whose protein sequence is MPEGHTIHRLAGAFRELWGGQRLRASSPQGRFAQGAARLDGQVLLDARAHGKHLFVPFGAKADVPVEDPSVIWLRIHLGLYGSWTFDGDAAFTAPHAIGAPRRRVGERGEHALACGGGLALPRLSAGAGAVSGGAADSDCVAPVVGEWQVPEPRGAVRLRLLGEHGCADLTGPAACEVLDAAGVAAVRRRLGPDPLRGDGDREAFVANVRRRRRSVGELLMDQSVLAGAGNIYRAETLFRCGVNPLRLGSAVSERRLRAIWDDLVLLMEDGVATGFITTVAVEDVPDPLPEGDQEARRWYVYHRDGRPCLRCGARVQRADLAGRALFWCPRCQAR, encoded by the coding sequence TTGCCAGAAGGACACACCATCCACCGGCTCGCCGGGGCGTTTCGCGAGCTGTGGGGCGGCCAGCGGCTGCGTGCAAGTTCGCCGCAAGGACGTTTTGCACAGGGGGCTGCGCGGCTTGATGGGCAGGTGTTGCTTGATGCCCGCGCGCACGGCAAGCATCTGTTCGTGCCCTTCGGGGCTAAGGCGGACGTGCCAGTTGAGGATCCGTCGGTTATCTGGCTACGCATCCACTTGGGGCTGTACGGCTCTTGGACCTTCGACGGCGACGCCGCGTTCACTGCGCCGCACGCTATTGGGGCGCCCAGGCGTCGTGTGGGAGAACGTGGTGAGCACGCCTTGGCTTGCGGGGGCGGATTGGCGCTACCTCGGTTGAGCGCTGGGGCTGGTGCTGTTTCTGGTGGCGCTGCTGATTCTGACTGTGTTGCGCCCGTGGTGGGGGAGTGGCAGGTGCCTGAGCCGCGTGGTGCTGTGCGGCTGCGGCTGCTTGGTGAGCATGGTTGCGCGGACCTGACCGGCCCTGCCGCCTGCGAGGTGTTGGACGCCGCTGGTGTGGCTGCCGTGCGGCGGCGCCTTGGGCCGGACCCGTTGCGTGGAGACGGTGACAGGGAAGCGTTTGTGGCGAACGTGCGGCGGCGCCGCCGTAGTGTTGGCGAGTTACTCATGGACCAATCCGTGCTTGCTGGGGCTGGCAACATCTACCGGGCGGAGACGCTGTTCCGCTGTGGTGTGAATCCGCTGCGGTTGGGGAGTGCGGTCAGCGAGCGGCGGCTGCGGGCTATCTGGGATGACCTGGTGCTGCTTATGGAAGACGGGGTAGCGACCGGTTTCATCACCACAGTTGCTGTGGAGGATGTGCCTGATCCGCTACCTGAAGGCGATCAGGAAGCCAGACGTTGGTACGTGTACCACCGTGACGGGCGGCCATGTCTTCGGTGTGGGGCCAGGGTGCAACGGGCTGACCTGGCGGGGCGGGCCCTGTTTTGGTGTCCCCGCTGCCAGGCGCGTTGA
- the pepN gene encoding aminopeptidase N, with translation MPGQNLTRTEAAERAAVVTTQAYDVVLDLTRGEEVFGSTTSLRFQATPGSTTFVDLIAPEIHSITLNGQALDPAVVYADSRITLTGLAADNELVVDADCAYMHTGEGLHRFTDPVDSKTYLYTQFEVPDARRVYPCFEQPDLKAAFTFTVTTPEGWTVFSNSPTPAPQAVTGTDGAPASRFAFAPTKPISTYITAIVAGPYVGQTDTYTAPDGRSIPLGTYCRASLVEHMDSEEILDLTKRGFAFYEELFATPYAFEKYDQIFVPEFNAGAMENAGCVTHRDDYIFRSRPVAARVERRAVTILHELAHMWFGDMVTMKWWNDLWLNESFAEYTSTLATAEATRFTQAWTTFQAAEKAWAYNQDQLSSTHPIAAEINDLHDVEVNFDGITYAKGASVLSALVAYVGRDNFFKSIAQYLAKHAYANATLADLLTELEATSGRDLSAWTKVWLQEAGVTVLRPELEVDAAGTITSLTVLQELPNGSPATLRPHRLGIGCYNLVNGALTRTARVEIDVNGERTAVSPLVGKPQPAVLLLNDDDLTYAKVRLDKKSLSQGLQSITAFDASLPRSLMLASAWDMVRDGELAATDYLPAAVDALSVEEHSGVIQTLLGQVSTCLSAYLPHAEREQAFVATADALQVLLAAAEPGSDKQLQLARALSHTAVTATQLDAVAGMLSGSAVPEGLVVDQDLRWELLTGLVAAGRLGEEQIATEAAHDITTTGRERAAQARAAIPTDQAKAAAWKALVEDASIPNETQVKMLRGFGACSRNPRLLVPFVGAYAEVVDGIWESRTFHMAENLLASLWSCLPVGLPGVDAEGVLRGWLDSHADAPAALRRIVSENLDDVLRVQRAQACAARTSAA, from the coding sequence ATGCCCGGTCAGAACCTGACCCGCACCGAGGCGGCCGAGCGTGCCGCCGTTGTCACCACGCAGGCCTACGACGTCGTCTTGGATCTCACACGCGGGGAGGAGGTCTTCGGCTCCACCACCTCCCTGCGCTTCCAGGCCACCCCGGGCTCCACCACCTTCGTGGACCTGATCGCCCCGGAGATTCACTCCATCACCCTCAACGGTCAGGCCCTGGACCCAGCCGTCGTCTACGCCGACTCCCGCATTACCTTGACCGGACTGGCGGCGGACAACGAGCTGGTGGTGGACGCCGACTGCGCCTACATGCACACCGGTGAGGGCCTGCACCGCTTCACCGATCCCGTTGACAGCAAGACCTACCTATACACGCAGTTCGAGGTGCCTGACGCCCGCCGCGTCTACCCCTGCTTCGAGCAGCCAGACCTTAAGGCCGCTTTCACCTTCACTGTCACTACGCCCGAGGGTTGGACGGTCTTCTCCAACTCCCCCACCCCTGCCCCACAGGCCGTCACAGGCACCGATGGCGCCCCAGCCAGCCGCTTCGCCTTCGCGCCTACCAAGCCAATCAGCACCTACATCACGGCGATCGTCGCGGGCCCCTACGTCGGCCAGACCGACACCTACACCGCCCCCGACGGCCGCAGCATCCCGCTGGGCACCTACTGCCGGGCCTCCCTGGTGGAGCACATGGACTCCGAGGAGATCCTGGACCTGACCAAGCGTGGCTTCGCCTTCTACGAGGAGCTGTTCGCCACCCCCTACGCCTTTGAGAAGTACGACCAAATCTTCGTGCCCGAGTTCAACGCCGGGGCCATGGAGAACGCGGGCTGCGTGACGCACCGCGACGACTACATCTTCCGCTCACGGCCCGTGGCCGCCCGGGTGGAGCGGCGTGCGGTCACGATCCTGCACGAGCTGGCACACATGTGGTTCGGTGACATGGTCACCATGAAATGGTGGAACGACCTGTGGCTCAACGAGTCCTTCGCCGAGTACACCTCCACCCTCGCCACCGCTGAGGCCACGCGCTTCACGCAGGCCTGGACCACCTTCCAGGCCGCGGAGAAGGCCTGGGCCTACAACCAGGACCAGCTCTCCTCCACCCACCCGATCGCTGCCGAGATCAACGACCTGCACGACGTGGAGGTCAACTTTGACGGCATTACCTACGCCAAGGGCGCCTCGGTGCTCTCCGCCCTGGTGGCCTACGTGGGCCGGGACAACTTCTTTAAGAGCATCGCCCAGTACCTGGCTAAGCACGCCTACGCCAACGCCACCTTGGCGGATCTGCTGACCGAGCTAGAGGCCACCAGCGGCCGAGACCTGAGCGCTTGGACCAAGGTCTGGCTGCAGGAGGCCGGGGTAACCGTCCTGCGCCCAGAGTTGGAGGTGGACGCCGCTGGCACCATCACTAGCCTCACGGTGCTCCAGGAGCTCCCCAATGGTTCCCCCGCCACGCTACGGCCCCACCGCCTAGGCATCGGTTGCTACAACCTGGTGAACGGCGCCCTGACCCGCACCGCGCGTGTGGAAATCGACGTCAACGGCGAGCGCACTGCCGTGTCGCCGCTGGTGGGAAAGCCACAACCAGCCGTCCTGCTGCTCAACGACGACGATCTGACCTATGCGAAAGTGCGCCTGGACAAGAAGTCTCTGAGCCAGGGCTTGCAGAGCATCACCGCCTTTGACGCGTCCCTACCGCGTTCTCTGATGCTCGCCTCCGCCTGGGACATGGTGCGCGACGGTGAGCTGGCTGCTACCGACTACCTGCCCGCCGCCGTGGACGCCCTGAGCGTGGAGGAGCACTCGGGCGTGATCCAGACGCTCTTGGGCCAGGTCTCAACCTGCCTGAGTGCATACCTGCCGCACGCGGAGCGCGAGCAGGCTTTCGTGGCCACGGCTGACGCGCTGCAGGTACTGCTGGCTGCTGCAGAGCCAGGCTCTGACAAGCAGCTGCAGCTGGCACGCGCGCTGTCGCACACCGCAGTAACCGCCACGCAACTCGATGCCGTCGCTGGGATGCTCTCAGGCTCTGCGGTACCTGAGGGCCTGGTGGTGGACCAAGACCTGCGTTGGGAGCTGCTGACGGGGCTGGTGGCCGCCGGGCGCCTGGGCGAGGAACAGATCGCCACCGAGGCCGCCCACGACATCACCACCACCGGACGCGAGCGGGCCGCTCAGGCCCGCGCCGCCATCCCCACTGATCAGGCGAAGGCTGCTGCTTGGAAGGCGCTGGTGGAGGACGCCAGCATCCCCAACGAGACGCAGGTCAAGATGCTGCGTGGCTTTGGGGCGTGCTCCCGCAACCCGCGCCTGCTGGTGCCTTTCGTGGGTGCCTACGCGGAGGTTGTGGACGGCATCTGGGAGTCCCGCACCTTCCACATGGCGGAGAACCTGCTGGCCTCCCTGTGGTCCTGTTTGCCCGTTGGCCTGCCAGGCGTGGACGCTGAGGGCGTACTGCGTGGCTGGCTTGATTCGCACGCCGACGCCCCAGCCGCCTTACGCCGCATCGTCTCTGAGAACCTCGACGACGTGTTGCGGGTCCAGCGGGCCCAGGCTTGCGCAGCACGCACCTCGGCAGCCTAA
- a CDS encoding IS3 family transposase (programmed frameshift) — MSAPRKYPDELRERATRMAVEARRDPERAKGAIRRIGEELGVHPEALRTWVKRAEIDAGSRPGTTSADAERIRQLEAENRELRRANAILRSASAFFRGGARPPIALICKYIDSHRSEFGVEPICEAPTSADVKIAPSTYYAAKSRPPSARSRRDQTLRAEIRRLHADNYAALGARKMHVVLNRPESAARHGAGHVARCTIERLVRAMDLHGIRRAKPPRTTRSAPKEQCPADLVDRHFSAFRPNELWVADITCVRTMGGWVYVAFVTDVYSRRIIGWQTSTSLHTDLALDALRMAIWQRQREGADLTGLIHHSDRGVQYRAIRYGQALSQADAVASVGSKGDSYDNALAEALNSLYKAELIRNRAYLDAHGPWQGLDDVEIATAEWVHWYNTTRPHSAIAMRTPVEHESAWQPDADTHAPTTNHPQPATADAR; from the exons ATGAGTGCACCGAGGAAGTACCCCGACGAGCTGCGTGAGCGGGCTACCCGGATGGCCGTGGAGGCCCGTCGGGATCCTGAGCGGGCCAAGGGAGCGATCAGAAGGATCGGCGAGGAGCTGGGCGTGCACCCCGAGGCGCTGCGCACCTGGGTCAAGAGGGCCGAGATCGACGCAGGCTCCAGGCCGGGGACCACCAGCGCGGACGCCGAGCGGATCAGACAGCTGGAGGCTGAGAACCGTGAGCTGCGGCGGGCCAACGCCATCTTGAGGAGCGCGTCGGCTTTTT TTCGCGGCGGAGCCAGGCCGCCCATCGCGCTGATCTGCAAGTACATCGACTCCCACAGGTCCGAGTTCGGGGTCGAGCCGATCTGCGAGGCGCCCACCAGCGCCGACGTCAAGATCGCCCCGAGCACCTACTACGCGGCCAAGTCCCGCCCACCATCAGCAAGGAGTAGACGCGACCAGACCCTCAGGGCCGAGATCAGGCGCCTGCACGCCGACAACTACGCGGCCCTGGGCGCGCGCAAGATGCACGTGGTGCTCAACCGCCCCGAGAGCGCCGCGCGCCACGGGGCGGGTCACGTGGCCCGCTGCACCATCGAGCGGCTCGTGCGCGCCATGGACCTGCACGGCATCCGCCGCGCCAAGCCGCCCAGGACGACCCGCTCCGCGCCCAAGGAGCAGTGCCCCGCGGACCTGGTGGACCGCCACTTCAGCGCGTTCAGACCCAACGAGCTGTGGGTGGCCGACATCACCTGTGTGCGCACCATGGGCGGGTGGGTGTACGTCGCCTTCGTCACCGACGTCTACTCGCGCCGGATCATCGGCTGGCAGACCTCCACCAGCCTGCACACCGACCTGGCCCTGGACGCCCTGAGGATGGCCATCTGGCAGCGCCAGCGCGAGGGGGCCGACCTGACGGGCCTGATCCACCACTCCGACCGCGGGGTGCAGTACCGCGCCATCCGCTACGGCCAGGCCCTGAGCCAGGCCGACGCCGTGGCCTCCGTCGGCTCCAAGGGCGACTCCTACGACAACGCCCTGGCCGAGGCCCTGAACTCACTATACAAAGCCGAACTCATCCGCAACCGCGCCTACCTCGACGCCCACGGCCCCTGGCAGGGCCTGGACGACGTCGAGATCGCCACCGCCGAGTGGGTCCACTGGTACAACACCACCCGCCCCCACTCCGCTATCGCCATGCGCACCCCCGTCGAGCACGAAAGCGCCTGGCAACCGGACGCCGACACCCACGCGCCCACCACCAACCACCCCCAACCGGCAACCGCCGACGCCAGATAA
- a CDS encoding LCP family protein, with protein sequence MNQDDTITETTQTTETTDGSTRMRSATATTRARLCTVCSNHRILTAICTLLTLIVVATGVDVGVLMARPERFSLQVPTVTSSAPETWLVVGTDSRETVPGDQSQFGTVEQTGEGKRADVIALIQLRDGKVSVALIPRDLTVGTSFFEQERLSGSFLQGPQHTADLLCENLGVPVNHLITVDMAQFAKIVDSLGGVDVDIPEPVHDVYAGLNIQHAGPTHLDGISALALVRSRHPVVLRDGNWVALSEEEGAKRRTESSGIVMRQVMTAARTKAHSPIATHSLAHLVASNIGLDYGTGPLDLLRLANAVLSTNQIDVVDVPGPLINDTFVALPTDDTYRVLGELGYAKGTCTPTN encoded by the coding sequence TTGAACCAAGACGACACCATCACTGAAACCACTCAGACCACTGAGACCACTGACGGTTCCACCCGGATGCGATCAGCCACAGCAACCACGCGCGCCCGGCTGTGCACTGTCTGCAGCAATCACCGCATCCTGACCGCAATCTGCACGCTCCTGACACTGATCGTGGTGGCCACGGGAGTGGATGTGGGCGTCCTCATGGCCCGCCCCGAACGCTTCTCACTGCAAGTCCCCACCGTCACCAGCAGCGCCCCAGAAACGTGGCTGGTAGTTGGCACCGACTCCCGCGAGACAGTACCTGGCGACCAGAGCCAGTTCGGCACCGTGGAGCAAACCGGTGAAGGCAAACGGGCAGACGTCATAGCTTTGATCCAACTACGCGACGGAAAGGTCTCTGTTGCCCTGATCCCCCGAGACCTGACCGTCGGCACCAGCTTCTTTGAGCAGGAACGCTTGTCCGGCAGCTTCCTCCAAGGCCCACAACACACCGCCGACCTGCTCTGCGAGAACTTGGGCGTGCCCGTAAACCACCTCATAACCGTAGACATGGCGCAGTTCGCCAAGATCGTTGACTCACTGGGCGGCGTGGACGTGGACATCCCCGAGCCGGTCCACGACGTCTACGCGGGCCTAAATATCCAACATGCCGGTCCGACACACCTTGATGGCATCTCTGCCCTGGCCCTGGTCCGCTCACGTCATCCTGTGGTGCTGCGCGACGGAAACTGGGTGGCACTCTCCGAGGAGGAAGGCGCGAAACGGCGCACCGAGTCCAGCGGCATCGTCATGCGCCAGGTCATGACCGCAGCCCGCACCAAGGCCCACTCCCCAATCGCCACGCACTCACTGGCGCACCTGGTCGCCAGCAATATTGGACTCGACTACGGCACCGGCCCATTGGACCTGCTGCGACTCGCAAACGCTGTCCTGTCCACCAACCAGATCGACGTCGTGGACGTGCCCGGTCCACTTATCAACGACACCTTCGTAGCCCTCCCCACTGACGACACCTACCGGGTGCTTGGCGAACTCGGCTACGCCAAAGGCACTTGCACCCCCACCAACTGA
- a CDS encoding M13 family metallopeptidase, which translates to MTTPSPSTASAIPSAPVLAGVLETAAQDPSVRPQDDLFRHVNGAWLATAEIPADRPATGSFTQLRDAAELACRKIVEECAQQVADGTTSLNSEPGKVGALYAAFMDEERAEALGAEPLLPELTPVLAASSKAELAQLLGARVGVGFTGPIGVGVEVDLNDPDHYTTWMGQAGLGLPDESYYREESQAEVREAYVAHVAAMLRLADVVSALSPGEADDIAAATAVAQRVMAVETSLAAGHWDRVRLREIEQMNNPMTWAEATVSAFPWAQWRSGVEEAAQAAGTGCGTFLENLIVGQPDYLEHMSKVWEETSLENLRAWTVWHVVHGRATLLSSAFVEENFAFYGKRLQGTDELRPRWKRGVGLVESCLGEAVGRIYVERHFPTSHKEAMESLVADLIEAYRQSISELEWMSAATRERALEKLSMFTPKIGYPKRFRDYSAITVFKGDLLASVRSVEAAELSRELDRLSGPVDRDEWHMTPQTVNAYYNPTMNEIVFPAAILQPPFFSPDADAAVNYAGIGAVIGHEIGHGFDDQGSTFDGTGKVSNWWTEVDREAFKARTSALIAQYDQYVPAALEARAVETGSEAPHVNGSLTIGENIGDLGGLGIALKAYRLALMREGMDSLAEAEAIDGLTAAQRFFFSWARIWRGKNRDDYAELLLTIDPHSPAEFRCNGIVRNMDAFYEAFEVQPGDALWLAPEERVTIW; encoded by the coding sequence ATGACTACTCCCAGCCCTTCCACAGCTTCCGCCATCCCATCCGCCCCGGTTCTGGCTGGGGTCCTTGAGACCGCCGCCCAGGATCCCTCCGTGCGCCCGCAGGATGATTTATTCCGGCATGTGAACGGCGCTTGGCTGGCAACGGCAGAAATCCCGGCAGACCGCCCGGCCACTGGTTCTTTCACGCAGCTGCGTGACGCGGCGGAGCTAGCTTGCCGGAAGATCGTGGAGGAGTGTGCGCAGCAGGTGGCTGACGGCACCACATCGTTGAACAGTGAGCCCGGCAAGGTTGGGGCACTCTACGCGGCTTTCATGGACGAGGAGCGGGCTGAGGCTCTGGGAGCTGAGCCCTTACTGCCCGAGCTGACCCCGGTGCTTGCGGCGTCCTCCAAAGCGGAACTGGCACAGTTGCTTGGCGCCCGCGTGGGGGTTGGATTCACGGGTCCCATTGGTGTGGGCGTGGAAGTGGATCTGAACGACCCGGACCACTACACCACATGGATGGGACAAGCTGGCCTAGGGCTACCGGATGAGTCCTATTACCGGGAAGAATCGCAGGCGGAGGTGCGTGAAGCCTACGTGGCGCACGTCGCGGCAATGTTGCGCCTCGCGGATGTGGTTAGCGCGCTATCCCCGGGTGAGGCCGACGATATCGCCGCGGCCACTGCGGTCGCACAGCGGGTCATGGCAGTGGAGACGTCGTTGGCGGCCGGGCACTGGGACCGCGTGCGGCTACGTGAGATTGAGCAGATGAACAACCCGATGACCTGGGCTGAGGCGACCGTCTCCGCTTTCCCATGGGCACAGTGGCGCTCTGGCGTGGAGGAGGCCGCGCAGGCAGCTGGCACCGGCTGCGGTACCTTCTTGGAGAATTTGATCGTGGGCCAGCCCGACTACTTGGAGCACATGTCCAAGGTGTGGGAGGAGACGAGCCTGGAGAACCTGCGGGCCTGGACGGTGTGGCACGTGGTGCACGGCCGGGCCACGCTGCTGTCCAGCGCTTTCGTGGAGGAGAACTTTGCCTTCTACGGTAAGCGCCTGCAGGGCACTGACGAGCTGCGGCCCCGCTGGAAGCGTGGGGTGGGTCTGGTGGAGTCCTGCCTGGGCGAGGCGGTGGGCCGCATCTATGTGGAGCGGCACTTCCCGACCTCGCACAAGGAGGCTATGGAGTCGCTAGTGGCGGACCTGATCGAGGCCTACCGGCAGTCGATCAGTGAGCTGGAATGGATGAGTGCGGCTACGCGGGAGCGGGCCTTGGAGAAGCTGTCCATGTTTACGCCCAAGATCGGTTACCCGAAACGCTTCCGGGACTACTCGGCGATCACTGTTTTTAAGGGCGACTTGCTGGCAAGCGTCCGCAGCGTGGAGGCGGCGGAACTCTCCCGTGAGCTGGACCGCCTGAGCGGCCCAGTTGACCGCGATGAGTGGCACATGACACCGCAGACGGTGAACGCCTACTACAACCCGACCATGAATGAGATCGTCTTCCCGGCGGCCATTTTGCAGCCTCCCTTCTTCTCTCCCGACGCCGACGCCGCAGTCAACTACGCAGGTATCGGTGCGGTGATCGGGCACGAGATCGGGCACGGTTTTGACGACCAGGGTTCCACTTTTGATGGCACTGGCAAAGTGAGTAACTGGTGGACCGAGGTGGACCGGGAGGCCTTCAAGGCCCGGACTTCTGCGCTGATCGCCCAATACGACCAGTACGTGCCTGCGGCTCTGGAGGCGCGTGCAGTGGAGACCGGCTCTGAGGCGCCACATGTGAACGGCTCCTTGACGATCGGGGAGAACATCGGGGACCTGGGAGGTTTGGGGATCGCCTTGAAGGCCTACCGCCTGGCTCTCATGCGAGAAGGCATGGACTCGCTAGCTGAGGCGGAGGCTATTGACGGTCTAACTGCGGCGCAACGGTTCTTCTTCTCCTGGGCGCGCATCTGGCGGGGCAAGAACCGTGACGACTACGCGGAGCTGCTGCTGACGATTGACCCGCACTCACCTGCGGAGTTCCGTTGCAACGGGATCGTGCGGAACATGGATGCCTTCTATGAGGCATTTGAAGTGCAGCCGGGAGATGCGCTCTGGCTGGCGCCGGAGGAGCGCGTGACGATCTGGTAG